One window of Treponema denticola genomic DNA carries:
- a CDS encoding HNH endonuclease signature motif containing protein: protein MSWTDDQIEAVWAKATKSSNSNEEQGYRKDQCTAWIKKNEYGNRNSKYGWEIDHITPISKNGTDDIGNLRPLHWKNNASRQDDRLSKAVYSDGNKNIDASTGKELEV, encoded by the coding sequence ATGTCGTGGACTGATGACCAAATCGAAGCTGTATGGGCTAAAGCTACAAAGAGTAGCAATTCGAATGAAGAACAAGGATATCGTAAAGATCAATGTACTGCATGGATTAAAAAAAACGAATACGGTAACCGAAATTCAAAATATGGTTGGGAAATCGATCATATAACGCCAATATCAAAAAATGGTACTGACGATATAGGAAATCTTCGCCCTTTACATTGGAAGAACAATGCATCAAGGCAAGATGATAGACTATCAAAAGCGGTATATAGTGATGGAAACAAAAATATTGATGCTTCAACAGGTAAAGAGCTAGAAGTATAA
- a CDS encoding restriction endonuclease, with translation MSVYNFRIDRNNREEILTRLKNNTLSMGWGGGSTNLSMLESGNLFEKYKNTYSTMTSRKFNSIMKIRNFKDNDIIIVPHLPENGKFIIAIIDGNFPECYSYKDNDTVHLNHCIKTKKIYGLDGNLDIHNVKVHNWYAKLGWMRLPIFPLFRYKEIFVDLLDSLENDTTSILDYSQLGDYIENIKKEIRKNIKEEFNKISPSNSNISFENICKEVIISYGYKFIRRNHHKNGGDVDLIFSPQDDINDPFILRSDALYVQIKRHQGKSGKEAVEQLIKIMKEDRTESAQGCAITLGEFNVAAEELADEHDIILINGAELIDLFIDSLL, from the coding sequence ATGAGTGTGTATAATTTTAGGATTGATCGCAATAATCGAGAAGAAATATTAACGCGTTTAAAAAACAATACATTGTCTATGGGATGGGGTGGAGGCTCAACTAATTTAAGTATGCTTGAGTCTGGTAATTTATTCGAAAAATATAAAAACACCTATTCGACTATGACATCGCGTAAGTTTAACAGTATAATGAAAATACGTAATTTTAAAGATAATGATATTATCATCGTACCGCATTTACCAGAGAACGGAAAATTCATTATAGCCATTATCGATGGAAATTTTCCTGAATGTTATTCCTATAAAGATAATGATACCGTACACTTAAATCATTGTATAAAAACTAAAAAAATTTATGGTCTTGATGGAAATCTTGATATACATAATGTTAAAGTCCACAATTGGTATGCGAAACTGGGGTGGATGCGATTACCTATTTTCCCTCTTTTTAGGTATAAAGAAATATTTGTGGACTTACTTGATAGTCTAGAAAATGACACAACTTCAATATTAGATTATTCACAGTTAGGAGATTACATCGAAAATATTAAGAAAGAAATACGGAAAAATATTAAAGAGGAATTTAATAAAATAAGCCCTAGTAATAGTAATATTAGTTTTGAAAATATATGTAAGGAGGTAATTATTTCTTATGGATATAAGTTTATTAGGCGTAATCACCATAAAAATGGTGGAGATGTAGACTTGATATTTTCCCCACAGGATGACATAAATGATCCATTTATATTGAGATCGGATGCTTTATATGTTCAAATAAAAAGACACCAAGGGAAATCTGGTAAAGAAGCTGTAGAACAGCTTATTAAAATAATGAAAGAAGATCGAACAGAATCGGCTCAAGGCTGTGCAATAACATTAGGTGAATTTAATGTAGCGGCTGAAGAATTAGCAGATGAGCATGATATAATACTTATTAATGGTGCTGAACTTATAGATTTATTCATAGATTCTTTGTTATAA
- a CDS encoding SAP domain-containing protein, producing MTIKEFENKYWYMSELKELAKSLKIPFDSKTRKEQLEEMISQFLQTGIVSKKNSSKIKSCNVDILDLNSFVDNFRNTKETWKFINTELDKRAPGLKIKSGAKYWLNRWIENKLSHGEKITYNDVICEYIRLNKTEGKLPQIPSCKFNNFISDYLANEKNATREDALEAWNKLKDMKIKKDYITWKKNKNT from the coding sequence ATGACAATAAAAGAATTTGAGAATAAATATTGGTATATGAGTGAGCTTAAAGAGTTGGCAAAATCGCTAAAAATTCCATTTGATTCAAAAACTCGAAAGGAGCAGCTTGAAGAAATGATTTCTCAATTTTTGCAAACAGGAATTGTGAGTAAAAAAAATAGCAGTAAGATTAAAAGTTGTAATGTAGATATATTGGATTTAAATAGTTTTGTTGACAATTTTAGAAACACAAAAGAAACATGGAAATTTATAAATACTGAACTGGATAAACGAGCACCTGGTCTGAAAATAAAATCAGGAGCAAAATATTGGCTTAATCGCTGGATAGAAAATAAACTTTCTCATGGCGAAAAAATAACGTATAATGATGTCATTTGTGAATATATTCGTTTAAATAAAACTGAAGGAAAACTTCCGCAAATCCCGTCCTGTAAATTTAATAACTTTATAAGTGATTATCTGGCAAATGAAAAAAATGCAACAAGAGAAGATGCTTTGGAAGCGTGGAATAAACTAAAAGATATGAAGATAAAAAAAGATTATATAACATGGAAAAAGAATAAAAATACATAA
- a CDS encoding nucleotidyltransferase family protein produces the protein MKPKEKKDIFNFLEYNKNILQSYGVKKIGLFGSYVHNQQNKNSDIDILVEFHANKKNYNNFINLVYYLEDNLNTKIDLLTIESLSPYIGQRILNEVEYVSIK, from the coding sequence ATGAAACCTAAAGAAAAAAAAGATATTTTTAATTTCTTAGAATATAATAAAAACATTCTCCAGTCCTATGGCGTAAAAAAAATAGGTCTTTTTGGTTCTTATGTACATAATCAACAAAATAAAAATAGCGATATTGATATATTAGTAGAATTTCATGCTAATAAAAAAAATTATAATAACTTTATAAATTTAGTTTATTACTTGGAAGATAATTTGAATACAAAAATAGATTTATTAACCATAGAAAGTTTAAGTCCGTATATTGGTCAGAGAATACTCAATGAGGTTGAATATGTATCGATCAAATGA
- a CDS encoding HepT-like ribonuclease domain-containing protein, which translates to MYRSNEDLFNHIFDEITFLESETDTMTKEAFLKDEKTQRAFARSIEIVGEAVKNISNDIIIQYKEVPWKNIAGMRDKLIHGYFSVDYEIVWDVAKNIIPEFKNQLIKIMDTEKKKKRQLKK; encoded by the coding sequence ATGTATCGATCAAATGAAGATTTGTTTAATCATATTTTTGATGAAATCACTTTTTTGGAATCTGAAACAGATACTATGACAAAAGAGGCGTTTCTAAAAGATGAAAAAACGCAACGGGCATTTGCACGGAGTATTGAAATTGTTGGAGAAGCTGTTAAAAACATTTCAAATGATATAATCATTCAATATAAAGAAGTTCCATGGAAAAATATTGCCGGTATGAGAGATAAACTCATTCATGGTTATTTTTCCGTTGATTATGAAATTGTGTGGGATGTTGCAAAAAACATTATTCCTGAATTTAAGAACCAGCTGATAAAAATTATGGATACAGAAAAAAAGAAAAAAAGACAATTAAAGAAATAA
- a CDS encoding LPO_1073/Vpar_1526 family protein: protein MGLQTQKVSENSLAIQANGNVTVNDYIQIKEICTDLYRLNFPALVKEASDKAKENLKLYVDTLIMKIDKEDEARVQENLKTPNGQYVLNESIKNSIRYGQKIDLSILAESVKTALVCDDDLLNNLFSYASEIIPRLNKYQMQMILTSFYIHILSFKIENFQLVELFTQILFRNMNNFELMTNANKQHLVSLGVFSFNQFAGDTGISFIQRKYPTFFGNDIKPAFEAGKMPFLQKVLNYYDSNKIVQYVINPVGSSIGFLIAKQELPDLSPSILINL, encoded by the coding sequence ATGGGATTACAAACCCAGAAGGTAAGTGAAAATAGTTTGGCAATTCAAGCTAATGGAAATGTAACTGTTAATGATTATATCCAAATAAAAGAAATTTGTACTGATTTATATAGATTGAACTTTCCTGCATTAGTCAAAGAAGCTTCAGATAAAGCTAAAGAAAATCTTAAATTATATGTTGATACTTTAATAATGAAGATAGATAAAGAAGATGAAGCAAGAGTACAAGAGAATCTTAAAACACCAAATGGACAGTATGTTCTAAATGAAAGTATCAAAAATTCAATACGCTATGGACAAAAAATAGATTTATCAATACTTGCGGAATCAGTTAAAACAGCTTTGGTTTGTGATGATGATTTATTAAATAACTTATTTAGTTATGCATCAGAGATTATTCCCAGACTAAATAAATATCAAATGCAAATGATATTAACTAGTTTTTATATTCATATATTAAGTTTCAAGATTGAAAATTTTCAATTAGTTGAATTATTTACACAAATATTATTTAGAAATATGAATAATTTTGAATTAATGACCAATGCCAACAAGCAACATTTAGTATCTTTAGGTGTTTTCTCTTTTAATCAATTTGCTGGTGACACTGGAATTAGCTTTATTCAGCGAAAATATCCTACATTTTTTGGAAATGATATTAAACCTGCTTTTGAAGCTGGTAAAATGCCCTTTCTTCAAAAAGTTCTTAACTATTATGATTCTAATAAAATCGTTCAATATGTAATTAATCCAGTTGGAAGTTCAATAGGGTTCCTTATTGCAAAACAAGAGCTTCCTGATCTTAGTCCAAGTATATTAATAAATTTGTAG
- a CDS encoding HIT family protein: MSDMIKKESIPVIENDCELCKLNKNDKKWLLFENTEWIVFLSDKQDYIGRLFVLSKEHIQSLCDLTINQWISLKNIINSCELMLKVELNATMFNWTCLMNDAYKSDNPQPYLHFHIRPRYSNPVSILEKQYSDNEFGHHYLNHKSSLLSSSEIDALFLFLKKKVSYYF; this comes from the coding sequence ATGAGTGATATGATAAAAAAAGAGTCTATACCTGTTATTGAGAATGATTGTGAACTTTGCAAATTAAATAAGAATGACAAAAAATGGTTATTATTCGAAAATACAGAATGGATAGTGTTTTTATCAGATAAGCAGGATTATATAGGAAGATTATTTGTCCTTTCTAAGGAACATATACAAAGCTTATGTGATTTAACGATTAATCAGTGGATTTCGTTGAAAAATATAATTAATTCATGTGAATTAATGTTAAAAGTGGAATTAAATGCAACTATGTTTAATTGGACATGCTTGATGAATGATGCCTATAAGTCTGATAATCCGCAGCCATATTTACATTTTCATATTAGACCAAGATATTCAAATCCAGTCAGTATATTAGAAAAGCAATATTCAGATAATGAGTTTGGCCACCATTATTTAAATCATAAAAGTAGTTTGCTTTCTAGCAGTGAAATAGATGCTTTGTTTCTATTTTTGAAAAAGAAAGTATCTTATTACTTTTAA
- a CDS encoding plasmid fertility inhibition factor family protein, which translates to MKKIDGLNIYRNANGRIIFELIGNKKYYMSSCEKLFIIIEATYFDRQWKKTNFKIQKIVANIKDKKDDCKYQDAKEGFAHGENNPVPVVNIDIKIENNNDIIPTLCNGLTRTNFLLANNVKYLVFSISKKLLLDDADSYFFIKNDEI; encoded by the coding sequence ATGAAAAAAATAGATGGTTTAAATATTTATAGAAATGCAAATGGCCGTATTATTTTTGAACTTATTGGAAATAAAAAATATTATATGAGCTCATGTGAAAAATTATTTATAATTATTGAAGCTACTTATTTCGACAGACAGTGGAAAAAAACTAATTTTAAAATACAAAAAATAGTAGCAAATATTAAAGATAAAAAAGATGATTGTAAATATCAAGATGCGAAGGAAGGATTTGCTCATGGAGAGAATAACCCTGTTCCTGTTGTAAATATTGATATTAAAATAGAAAATAATAACGATATCATACCTACACTGTGCAATGGTTTAACAAGAACAAATTTCTTATTAGCTAATAATGTAAAATATTTAGTTTTCAGTATATCTAAAAAATTATTATTAGATGATGCTGATTCATATTTTTTTATAAAAAACGATGAAATATAA
- a CDS encoding UvrD-helicase domain-containing protein yields MAWNDSLDKGSPVYNLAISNERVIRSLAGPGSGKSFAIKRRISRLIEEGMDPKKILAITFTRTSAADLRKEISSIELPGSDKVVACTVHSHAMSIITKANVKDFTGRNPRMIIDHEIEPAFRDIKYPPDADIKTKKEYLDLYLSAWANMQQDDPGLPRNQIEQEFQNKIIQWLTYHHSVLVGEVIPIAINYLRNNPASPEIGRFDTILVDEYQDLNKAEQEFIHLVKGNASILIVGDDDQSIYSFKKAHPEGIKQIDSIYGEFQDIAFDTIRRCPKIVTRMASELISKNSNRSLGALVPFEANQDGIVQIVQFNDNDKEIEGICRIVKNELVSGTINPGDVLILAPRRHIGYRLRDKLISEKIPVKSYFRESVIKNLNVRMAYSTLYLLANPNDPISLRYLLGSGSADYREKQYEILKEYANESKKNIKNILDEVIEGKIVLKGISTITNKYREILQSLLEFKEQVKKDAVNALEYFINSDQDEIDFYEIIGIYQRAINKYPYPEVFTEELFSEWLGKIVKELSESIAEIDSPEEINHVRIMSLHASKGLSAKLVILVSMIDELIPFFSESPKDTNEELRIIEEQRRLFYVAITRTKSSTDSYPDRLIISSYIWIHGIEALRMGLKARSDNYLRVSATRYISDFGRTSPRTILGKELT; encoded by the coding sequence ATGGCATGGAATGATTCACTAGATAAAGGTTCTCCTGTATATAATCTGGCGATTAGTAACGAAAGAGTAATTCGTTCACTAGCAGGACCAGGATCAGGAAAAAGTTTTGCAATTAAGAGGCGTATTTCTAGGTTAATAGAGGAAGGTATGGACCCTAAGAAAATATTAGCTATCACTTTCACAAGAACATCAGCTGCTGATCTTAGAAAAGAAATATCTAGCATTGAGTTGCCAGGAAGTGATAAAGTCGTTGCATGTACTGTTCATAGCCATGCTATGTCAATAATTACAAAAGCTAATGTAAAAGATTTTACCGGTAGAAATCCTAGAATGATAATCGATCATGAAATTGAGCCTGCATTTAGAGACATAAAATACCCTCCAGATGCTGATATAAAAACTAAAAAAGAATATTTAGATTTATATCTATCAGCTTGGGCTAATATGCAACAAGATGATCCTGGATTGCCAAGAAATCAGATTGAACAGGAATTTCAAAATAAAATTATACAATGGTTAACATATCATCATTCTGTTTTAGTTGGTGAAGTTATACCAATTGCTATTAATTATCTTCGAAATAATCCTGCAAGCCCGGAAATTGGAAGGTTTGATACAATTCTCGTTGATGAATATCAGGATTTAAATAAAGCAGAACAAGAATTTATACATTTAGTTAAAGGTAATGCTAGTATATTGATTGTTGGAGATGATGATCAATCAATATATAGTTTTAAAAAAGCACATCCCGAAGGGATAAAACAAATTGATAGTATATATGGAGAATTTCAAGATATAGCTTTTGATACAATACGAAGGTGTCCAAAAATAGTAACACGAATGGCATCAGAATTGATATCTAAAAATTCCAACAGAAGTCTTGGCGCGCTTGTTCCGTTTGAAGCTAATCAAGATGGAATAGTTCAAATTGTTCAGTTTAATGATAATGATAAAGAAATTGAGGGTATCTGCAGGATTGTTAAAAACGAATTAGTAAGTGGAACGATTAATCCTGGTGATGTATTGATTTTAGCTCCAAGGAGGCATATTGGATATAGACTACGAGATAAATTAATCAGTGAAAAAATCCCAGTAAAATCTTATTTTAGGGAAAGCGTAATTAAAAACTTAAATGTTAGGATGGCTTATTCAACGCTATATCTTTTAGCAAACCCTAATGATCCAATCTCACTGAGATACTTATTGGGATCAGGATCAGCAGATTATAGGGAAAAGCAATATGAAATATTAAAGGAATACGCTAATGAAAGTAAAAAAAATATTAAGAATATTCTGGATGAAGTTATTGAAGGGAAGATTGTGCTTAAAGGAATTTCAACAATAACAAATAAATATAGAGAAATACTACAGTCATTACTGGAATTTAAAGAGCAAGTAAAAAAAGATGCTGTTAATGCTTTGGAATACTTTATTAATAGTGATCAAGATGAAATAGATTTTTACGAAATAATTGGTATTTATCAAAGAGCAATTAATAAATATCCATATCCTGAGGTTTTTACAGAAGAGCTGTTTAGTGAATGGCTCGGCAAGATTGTTAAAGAGCTGAGTGAGTCAATAGCTGAAATTGATAGCCCGGAAGAAATAAACCATGTTCGAATTATGAGTTTACATGCATCTAAAGGATTAAGTGCAAAATTAGTTATTCTTGTTTCAATGATTGATGAGCTAATTCCTTTTTTTTCAGAATCTCCTAAAGATACAAATGAAGAATTGAGAATTATTGAGGAGCAACGAAGATTGTTCTATGTAGCAATTACTAGAACAAAATCTTCGACAGATTCCTATCCGGATCGATTAATCATTAGTTCATATATTTGGATACATGGTATTGAAGCATTAAGAATGGGATTAAAAGCACGATCTGATAACTATTTAAGAGTGTCAGCAACAAGATATATTAGCGATTTTGGTAGAACTTCTCCAAGAACGATATTGGGAAAAGAGTTAACCTAA
- a CDS encoding transglutaminase-like domain-containing protein: MKLKYQIILLYCLITLLPFQMVSCKRQQDKQVIKYETKDSFKKVAVELKPITSNVYEELKRIHTVYPKRAMKGNGLVGVLGGVNLIAHQKGSYDVLLPIPQLVDKQVPIFYSLSVKPESALSSSRLQVREDGNAFLSLVFNADQNTELTIDWSAVVLITPLVIKENDIDPELFTVASPCVQSDSKQITDLATGLCTTNEDDGLKQYCLNIRNFIANMENVAPSMSLDALGILKSGMNYICTSNANLAAAFMRAQKIPCRMIATIPTNSYRLEMHRIVEYYDGGVWTAFDPSSWSESPLTNTWQNIIMAKSSISDEIASMEPRLCSMLGVPFGQEVEIMKLGLTLHGQDFFWTVAFPLAEFDVTDTIAKLTVACWQEFLQTGIISSKQIDAALATDLDSYSEKISGK, translated from the coding sequence ATGAAGTTAAAGTATCAAATTATACTGTTATATTGTTTGATTACTCTGTTGCCGTTTCAAATGGTAAGTTGTAAGAGGCAACAAGATAAACAAGTTATAAAATATGAAACAAAAGATAGTTTTAAAAAAGTAGCCGTAGAACTAAAACCGATAACATCAAATGTTTATGAAGAACTCAAAAGAATTCATACTGTCTATCCTAAACGCGCAATGAAGGGAAATGGTCTTGTTGGTGTGCTCGGTGGTGTAAATTTAATTGCTCACCAAAAGGGTAGCTATGATGTGTTGCTACCGATACCGCAACTTGTGGACAAGCAAGTCCCCATTTTTTATAGTTTAAGTGTCAAACCTGAATCGGCTTTATCATCAAGCCGATTGCAAGTGAGAGAAGACGGAAATGCTTTTTTAAGCTTAGTATTTAATGCTGACCAGAATACCGAACTTACTATTGATTGGTCTGCAGTTGTTTTAATTACTCCACTGGTAATAAAAGAGAATGATATAGACCCTGAACTATTTACTGTTGCATCACCATGTGTACAATCTGATTCTAAGCAAATTACTGATTTGGCAACAGGATTATGTACTACAAACGAAGATGATGGACTAAAACAATACTGCCTAAATATAAGAAACTTTATTGCAAATATGGAAAATGTTGCGCCATCTATGAGTCTTGATGCCTTGGGAATTTTGAAAAGTGGAATGAATTATATTTGCACTTCAAATGCAAATCTTGCGGCAGCATTTATGCGGGCACAAAAAATTCCTTGTCGTATGATAGCAACAATTCCGACAAACTCTTACCGCCTAGAAATGCATCGTATCGTAGAGTATTACGATGGCGGTGTATGGACTGCATTTGATCCAAGTTCTTGGAGTGAAAGTCCTTTGACAAATACATGGCAAAATATCATTATGGCTAAATCAAGTATTTCAGATGAAATAGCATCTATGGAACCTCGTTTATGCTCTATGTTAGGTGTTCCATTTGGGCAAGAGGTAGAAATAATGAAACTGGGTTTAACTTTACATGGTCAGGATTTCTTTTGGACAGTTGCTTTTCCGCTTGCTGAATTTGATGTAACAGATACGATAGCTAAATTAACGGTAGCATGTTGGCAGGAATTTTTACAAACAGGAATTATAAGTTCAAAACAAATTGATGCTGCTCTTGCGACTGACTTAGATTCATATTCAGAAAAAATTAGCGGCAAATAA
- a CDS encoding SEFIR domain-containing protein, with protein sequence MKVFISYAWTNNEYTSKILLLAERLMSDGVETIIDKWDLSAGQDKYAFMEQMIQDSSIDHVLIMLNREYKQKSDERKGGVGTEAQIISSDLYNKVDQTKFIPIVIEKDDSGRPYLPIYLNNRIYIDLSENENYEYRYEELLRLIYKRPQFQKPKLGTAPLWIFEDKENISNINIKERELITSLEKNHKSRIIKVRDYIEIIQSELINAEINEKYHGQHDFGKVAFDSFTAMTPVKNSLLNVLKNIAIYDESIETFDEFFQFFRNIEKFYRPNTNKDNSSWTLGQYDNYVLFFYELIISSMAILLKFNRYNLANKFLSNVLIKDNAINWMYGGLEKNIETIYDKFESLHIIPEYFQSITGKSFLQPVVEILKNRVFPSLSFSDIIEADLVLHYYRTFTSQYNQYFPRFTVYLGECKLTFLINLIYKDKSKSVLTVFGIDNLNLLKEKIDNGYFLYDKLYTDYYNRIPKLTSLIDQKLWGTK encoded by the coding sequence ATGAAAGTATTTATATCATACGCTTGGACAAATAATGAGTACACTTCAAAAATATTATTACTGGCTGAAAGATTAATGTCTGATGGTGTTGAAACGATTATTGACAAGTGGGATCTTTCTGCTGGTCAGGATAAATATGCATTTATGGAACAGATGATTCAAGATAGTAGTATCGATCATGTACTGATAATGCTTAATCGAGAATACAAACAAAAATCCGATGAGAGGAAAGGTGGAGTAGGGACTGAAGCACAGATTATTAGTTCAGATTTGTATAATAAAGTTGACCAAACTAAATTTATTCCTATTGTAATTGAAAAAGACGATAGTGGAAGACCGTACCTACCGATATATCTTAATAACAGAATTTACATTGATTTATCAGAGAATGAAAATTATGAGTATCGGTATGAAGAACTGCTTAGATTAATTTATAAACGTCCTCAGTTTCAAAAACCTAAGCTTGGAACTGCACCTTTATGGATTTTTGAAGATAAAGAAAATATATCAAATATAAATATCAAGGAGCGAGAATTAATCACTTCTCTTGAAAAGAATCATAAAAGTAGGATTATAAAAGTAAGAGACTATATAGAAATAATACAAAGCGAGTTAATTAATGCAGAAATCAATGAGAAATATCATGGTCAGCATGATTTTGGGAAGGTTGCATTTGATTCATTTACTGCAATGACTCCTGTTAAAAATAGCTTATTAAATGTATTAAAAAACATAGCCATATATGATGAAAGTATAGAAACTTTCGATGAGTTTTTTCAGTTTTTTAGAAATATTGAAAAATTTTATAGACCAAATACTAACAAAGATAATTCATCATGGACACTGGGGCAATACGATAATTATGTACTGTTTTTTTATGAACTTATAATAAGTTCAATGGCTATTCTATTAAAATTTAATAGGTATAATCTTGCAAATAAATTTTTAAGTAATGTTTTGATAAAAGATAATGCTATAAATTGGATGTATGGTGGACTAGAAAAAAATATTGAAACCATTTATGATAAATTTGAAAGCTTACATATAATACCAGAATATTTTCAATCAATTACTGGGAAGTCTTTTTTACAGCCAGTTGTTGAAATACTAAAAAATCGAGTTTTTCCCAGTTTATCTTTCTCAGATATCATAGAAGCAGACTTGGTTTTACATTACTATCGTACATTTACATCTCAATATAATCAATATTTCCCACGTTTTACTGTGTATTTAGGTGAATGCAAACTAACATTCCTTATTAACCTTATTTATAAAGATAAATCGAAGAGTGTTCTTACTGTTTTTGGAATTGATAATTTGAATCTTCTTAAGGAAAAAATAGATAATGGCTATTTCCTTTATGATAAACTGTATACCGATTATTATAATAGAATTCCAAAGTTGACATCATTAATAGATCAAAAATTATGGGGAACTAAATAA
- a CDS encoding phospholipase D family protein has product MEFIYKELNKKIEDIMMKSDEIVIITAFIKKTSIPFFEKIPHKNISIICGIDFFISDPEAILKCDQLFESIKIFHNQKSVFHPKCYYIKSRNEEFLIVGSSNMTLGGFEKNYEASLLIKKDYSNKNIFQDFQNYYKILQSSSYLFDIDSKLFHEYKAKYSENSPKVDKFNQFINSEIFNDYKPVDSVNDFQLDDWIFHNKFGIGTIIGVENNVIDVVFLKDKQIKLQWSTNLQKLHNFTNALTKDLFSFEKEKQLFEFYEEFKSTEKNNWLKQRNDFYKKWNPILKRKVTKNEIHNFFEESANLWTLFGLKKIYYLKNLMILIDIYQF; this is encoded by the coding sequence ATGGAATTTATATATAAAGAATTAAATAAAAAAATTGAAGATATAATGATGAAATCTGATGAAATAGTTATAATAACAGCATTTATAAAAAAAACTAGTATTCCTTTTTTTGAAAAAATACCCCATAAGAATATTTCAATAATTTGTGGTATTGATTTTTTTATTTCAGATCCAGAGGCAATTTTAAAATGTGATCAATTGTTTGAAAGTATAAAAATCTTTCACAATCAAAAATCCGTTTTTCATCCAAAATGTTATTATATAAAATCTAGAAATGAAGAATTCTTAATTGTAGGTTCTTCAAATATGACATTAGGAGGTTTTGAAAAAAATTATGAAGCTTCGTTGTTAATAAAAAAAGATTATTCAAATAAAAACATATTTCAGGATTTTCAGAACTATTATAAAATTTTACAATCATCTTCATATCTTTTTGATATAGACTCAAAACTTTTTCATGAATATAAAGCTAAATATTCTGAGAATTCACCAAAAGTAGATAAATTTAATCAATTTATAAATTCAGAAATATTTAATGATTACAAACCTGTCGATTCTGTTAATGATTTTCAATTGGATGATTGGATATTTCATAATAAATTTGGAATTGGAACAATTATAGGAGTTGAAAATAATGTTATTGATGTTGTATTTCTTAAAGATAAACAGATAAAATTGCAGTGGTCAACAAATCTTCAAAAGTTGCATAATTTTACAAATGCTTTAACTAAAGATCTTTTTTCTTTCGAAAAAGAAAAGCAATTATTCGAATTTTATGAAGAATTTAAGTCAACTGAAAAGAATAATTGGTTAAAACAGAGAAATGATTTTTATAAGAAATGGAATCCAATATTAAAACGAAAAGTGACAAAAAATGAAATCCATAATTTTTTTGAAGAATCTGCTAATTTATGGACATTATTTGGGTTGAAAAAAATTTACTATCTGAAAAATCTGATGATTTTAATAGATATTTATCAGTTTTAA
- a CDS encoding transglycosylase domain-containing protein, translating into MYNKKNNSKICYNYIFSRLYFGNGKYGLIDTAKCYYNKKYSELSEKEFISLCLLLTNPVIYDFTNEEIKQYSEEKVNQIYKKLKKNT; encoded by the coding sequence ATATATAATAAAAAAAATAATAGTAAAATTTGTTATAATTATATCTTTTCAAGACTTTACTTTGGAAATGGAAAATATGGTCTTATTGATACTGCAAAATGTTATTATAATAAGAAATATAGTGAATTATCAGAAAAAGAATTTATTAGTTTATGCTTATTATTAACAAATCCTGTTATATATGATTTTACTAATGAAGAAATAAAACAATATTCAGAAGAAAAAGTTAATCAAATATATAAGAAATTAAAAAAAAACACATAA